In the genome of Pyrobaculum islandicum DSM 4184, the window ACTACCTCTACCTCACCTATGGCGGCGTATACGACGATGACGTGCCACCGGCGGACTACTTGGTGGTGGGCGCCGGCGTCTTTAGAATAGGCGTAAGCGTGGAGTTCGACTGGTCTACCGTAAACCTGGCGCAGGAGCTGAGAAACAGGGGATTCAAAGTGGCTATCTTGAACTACAACCCCGAGACGGTATCGACGGACTGGGACATAGTGGATAAGCTCTACTTCGACGAGATCTCCTATGAAAGGATACTAGACATAGTGGAGAAGGAGGGCAGCGGCATTACGGTTGTCCTCTATGCGGGCGGCCAGATAGGCCAGAGATTGTATAAGCGTCTTGAGGCGGCGGGAGTAAAGATCGGGGGGACCCGCGCCGCGTCTATAGATGTGGCAGAGGACCGGAGTAAGTTTTCGGAGCTCCTAGAGAAACTCGGTATAAAACAACCGCCGTGGTTCGCCGCTAGATCCCTAGAAGAGGCGGCTAAACTCGCCGAGGCGCTGGGCTATCCCGTGTTGGTGAGGCCCAGCTACGTCTTAGGCGGCACCTACATGGCCGTGGCTTACGACAGAGAGGGGCTCCTGAGCTTTCTTACAAAGGCGGCTAAAGTGAGCGGGGAGTACCCGGTGGTCGTGTCCAAGTTCATACCTCGCGGCATTGAGGCAGAGGTAGACGCCGTGTCTGACGGAGTTCGGCTCGTCGCCACTCCCATCGAGCATGTGGAGCCGCCTGGCGTACACTCTGGCGACTCCACCATGGTGCTCCCGCCGAGGAGGCTGGAGGAGGGGGCCGTTAAAAAGATGGTCGAAGCAACGCAGAGGATCGCTAGCGAACTCGGGGTCAAGGGTCCTCTCAACGTCCAGTTTATAGTCTACGATGACGTGTACGTAATAGAGGCGAACCTCAGGGTAAGCCGCTCTATGCCCTTTGTAAGCAAGGCCACGGGGGTGAACTACATGTCTCTGACAGCAGATGTGTTGGTGAATGGCCGTCTCGCCGTAGATGAGGAGACTGTGGTGCTTAAGCCGACTAAGTGGTGGGTGAAGTCTCCACAGTTCTCTTGGTCTAGGCTGAGGGGGGCATACCCGCGGCTGGGGCCTGTTATGTATAGCACGGGGGAGGTGGCCTCAAACGGGGCCACCTATGAGGAGGCATTGCTTAAGAGTTGGCTATCTGCAACGCCTAATAAAATACCGGAGAGATCTGCCCTAGTATATACATACGATAAGCATAGCGAAGAAACTATTTTACAAGTTGCGTCTCTACTCTCCACAAGGCTTGAAGTATATACGCCGGAGCAATTAGGCGAGAAGATCGTGGATATGTTAAAATGGAAGAAGATAGATATTGTGATGACGGCAGGTGTAACGCCAGAGAGAGACTTCTTAATTAGGAGGACTGCTGCAGATACCAATACCCCTCTTGTATTAGACGCCACACTAGCTCTAGAGCTCACTAAGGCGTTTATCTGGTATTATAAAAACGGGAAGTTTGAAATATCGCCGTGGTAGCTATAGTATACGACGTAATTAGAGAGGAAGAGAAAATGCTTATTAAAGCCGCTGAGAGAATGGGAATACAGTTGAGATTTGTAAAAGTGGGTGAAGCTATGGATATAAACGGCTGGGAGCCCGATGTCTACCTCATACGTACGTTGAGCCATAACAAGGGGATTATAGCGGCGGCGGTTGTTGAAGGTAACGGCGGAATATCTGTTAACTCTTCTGTGGCGATTGCGACAAGTTGGAATAAAGCGGTATCTCTTGCAAAATTAAAGAGGGCAGGTTTGCCCATACCTAAGACAACAGTTTTATTTGGCGAGACAGATATAGAGATCAGAAAGAGATCTATTGTAAAGACCGTGAGCGGTAGTTGGGGTAGAAAAGTCGCACTTGTGTCAACGCCAGAGGAGCTCAAGCTATTACTTAGATCGGCGGAGGGCGAAGTGTTGATGCTCCAGGAGATGATAGGCACTGGTGAGGATATTAGAATTTTTGTTGTAGGAGATAGAGCGGTTGCAGCCATGAGGAGGATACCGCCTGAGGGCGATTGGAGGAGTAACGCAGCGCGCGGAGGCAAAACACTTCCGCAAGACATAGACGGCGAGTTAGAAGAGCTTGCTATAAAAGCGGCTAAGGCCGTCGGCGCGTTTTATGCAGGCGTGGATATTTTAATCGGCGATAGGTTATACGTCAACGAGGTTAATGGGATACCGGAGTTTAAAGCTTTGACAAAGACAACCGGGGTAGATATAGCAAGTCATATAGTACAAATGTTGCTAGAACTTAAGAAAAGAGGCTGAATAGCCTATCTCTTACATATGGCTCTTTGTAAAGTCTATCTCCAATTTTCACAAGGAAGTTGCCACGGGGGTCACCCTACCGATTTGTGAATATGGGATGCCGAGTTTCTTAAGTCTTTCCTCGGCCTCTTGTACAGAGTCGGGCGGCAATGTGGCTAATAAAACGCCGGAGCTTAAAGTCTCCAAGGGATCTATCCCAAAGGCAGAACACAACTCTTCAACCTCCCTGTACACAATTACTTTACTGGGATCCACCTCTATAGATACCCCAGAAGCATATGCAATTTCGGCTAGTCCGTTGGCAATTCCGCCCTCAGTCGGGTCGTGCATAGATGTAGCTAAATCCGCAAGGGCGAGAGCCTCCCTCAACACAGAAACAGCTTTTGCCAACTCTTTAGCTCTGTCTAACACCTCCTTATTTATCCCCTTTTTGAGGGCCTCGTTTTCAAAATCTGTGGCGAGTATAGACGCGGTTTCTTGACCGGCGGATTTCGTCATGAATACAACGTCGCCGGGCTTAGCTCCGGAGGTAGAGATATAACGCCTTCCTACGCCTATTGCTGTTGCTATAGCCACCGGTCTACCAACTGCGGATGTAACCTCAGTGTGACCTCCAACTATAGCCACATTGACCTCTCTAGCGGCTAGATCTATTTGTTTTGTCACTTCGTCAAGGAGGGTCTCGTCAGTTTCTGGAGGGAAGAGGAGAGCTATAGAAAGCCACATCGGGGGGATTCCCCTTACAGCTATGTCATTAGTAGGCACATACACCGCGAGATAGCCGAGCAGTTTTATAGAGCCAGATATGGGGTCTGTGTGAATTGCCAAATAGTAACCTCCTAAGTCGATTATCGCCGCGTCTTCGCCTATAGCTGGGCCCACCAGCACCTCCCGCCTAGGCGCCCCCCTTCTGTTAAAAACAAGGCGCTCAAGCACATCGGGCGGGATTTTGCCAATTTTCATAAGATAGGAGAGTTAATGGTATTAATACAATAGTCTCTACTTTTTGTGCAGAACGGAGATATGTCGCATTGGACTTCGTTAGTGCAGCCA includes:
- a CDS encoding AIR synthase family protein: MKIGKIPPDVLERLVFNRRGAPRREVLVGPAIGEDAAIIDLGGYYLAIHTDPISGSIKLLGYLAVYVPTNDIAVRGIPPMWLSIALLFPPETDETLLDEVTKQIDLAAREVNVAIVGGHTEVTSAVGRPVAIATAIGVGRRYISTSGAKPGDVVFMTKSAGQETASILATDFENEALKKGINKEVLDRAKELAKAVSVLREALALADLATSMHDPTEGGIANGLAEIAYASGVSIEVDPSKVIVYREVEELCSAFGIDPLETLSSGVLLATLPPDSVQEAEERLKKLGIPYSQIGRVTPVATSL
- a CDS encoding ATP-grasp domain-containing protein yields the protein MVAIVYDVIREEEKMLIKAAERMGIQLRFVKVGEAMDINGWEPDVYLIRTLSHNKGIIAAAVVEGNGGISVNSSVAIATSWNKAVSLAKLKRAGLPIPKTTVLFGETDIEIRKRSIVKTVSGSWGRKVALVSTPEELKLLLRSAEGEVLMLQEMIGTGEDIRIFVVGDRAVAAMRRIPPEGDWRSNAARGGKTLPQDIDGELEELAIKAAKAVGAFYAGVDILIGDRLYVNEVNGIPEFKALTKTTGVDIASHIVQMLLELKKRG